Proteins encoded within one genomic window of Chrysemys picta bellii isolate R12L10 chromosome 6, ASM1138683v2, whole genome shotgun sequence:
- the LOC101935596 gene encoding beta-1,3-galactosyltransferase 5-like — MALMHPWGLKGLICVSGLLSLILLWCLLVMTADVQKRWQLSSRFPSFRGKLPRRSRFGAIESAQRGVDFPSLFTSSHTHPRCEPGQLLLILVTSAPGNSEPRQVIRRTWAAHEGQTANQWQSVFLVGQSADVGVAHGIQREQQEFGDILIGNYQDTYRNLTLKVMHGFKWVAERCRPSYILKTDDDCFVNTDRLPEFLLEHNTIKTGLYAGSLFSREKRQVIREPSSKWYVSRQDYRPDEYPPYASGIGYILSLDAVERILWAAEHVHPIPVEDAYVGILAEKAGIRVKSSARFAKHNVRWRVCNYRYLMVIHHLSPQEQEVAKGNMLQARSACHESLEVTRWK; from the coding sequence ATGGCACTGATGCATCCGTGGGGCTTAAAAGGGCTGATCTGTGTCAGCGGCCTTCTCTCACTCATCCTGCTCTGGTGCCTGCTGGTCATGACAGCTGATGTCCAGAAGAGATGGCAGCTTTCCAGTCGCTTCCCCAGCTTCCGAGGGAAGCTGCCCCGAAGGTCTCGCTTTGGGGCCATCGAATCTGCCCAGAGGGGCGTGGACTTTCCATCTCTGTTCACCAGCTCTCACACACATCCTCGCTGTGAGCCTGGGCAGCTGCTCCTGATCCTCGTGACTTCAGCCCCAGGGAATTCAGAGCCCAGGCAAGTGATCAGGAGAACCTGGGCTGCCCACGAGGGACAGACAGCAAACCAATGGCAGTCCGTGTTCTTAGTCGGCCAGTCCGCAGACGTTGGGGTAGCCCACGGCATCCAGAgagagcagcaggagtttggggacATCCTGATTGGGAATTATCAGGACACCTATCGGAACCTCACCCTGAAGGTCATGCATGGGTTTAAGTGGGTGGCCGAGCGGTGCCGGCCCAGCTACATTCTAAAGACGGATGACGACTGCTTCGTCAACACAGACCGGCTGCCGGAGTTCCTGCTGGAGCACAACACTATTAAGACGGGTCTGTATGCAGGGTCCCTCTTCTCCCGGGAAAAGCGGCAGGTCATCAGAGAGCCTTCCAGCAAATGGTACGTCTCCAGGCAAGACTACCGCCCAGACGAATACCCGCCATACGCCAGCGGCATCGGCTACATCCTGTCTCTGGATGCCGTTGAGCGGATCCTGTGGGCAGCAGAACATGTCCACCCCATCCCGGTGGAAGATGCCTATGTGGGCATCTTGGCTGAGAAGGCTGGGATCCGGGTGAAATCCAGTGCGCGCTTTGCCAAGCACAACGTGAGGTGGCGGGTGTGCAACTATCGCTACCTGATGGTGATTCATCACCTGAGCCCACAGGAGCAGGAGGTGGCCAAGGGGAACATGCTGCAGGCTCGGAGTGCCTGCCATGAGAGCCTGGAGGTCACCAGGTGGAAGTGA
- the LOC101952008 gene encoding uncharacterized protein LOC101952008 isoform X2 produces MPRGRAWTQQEISCLLALIKGSGEVTLLMASTSRPNEALWRAISQGLAAAGYSRNVAQCRSKWKALKQAFYSEWETCQQAGGHSPRVPPHYKAMEKIWKAAGRPVFGERRLPGHVLHTEIPGRPPSALGLCTKSEPVSPHMDAASQGQTAPSPVPILIADTGPPFAPLPTLDFHPLTAFPPLKQESAEREADSPVECQVPAGQGAGERALPVTVGDQGSPETTPGGEHPLLGDQASATDLQGPSVVSLLQTMQQLLVQILRTSQQQQVLLESLASDTIAHLHLISDSLVQVGETLHELLLQAHARSADLPALLSHTPPLLPRGPRSPNSPYHKAEPVGSSASGFRPHRLAPP; encoded by the exons ATGCCCAGGGGACGAGCCTGGACCCAGCAAGAGATCAGCTGCCTCCTGGCTCTCATcaagggctccggggaggtgaCGCTCCTGATGGCCTCCACGTCCCGGCCCAACGAGGCCCTGTGGCGGGCGATCTCCCAGGGGCTGGCAGCCGCTGGCTACAGCCGCAACGTGGCGCAGTGCCGCTCCAAGTGGAAGGCACTCAAGCAGGCCTTCTACTCGGAGTGGGAGACCTGCCAGCAGGCCGGCGGCCACTCGCCACGCGTGCCCCCGCACTACAAGGCCATGGAAAAGATCTGGAAGGCGGCAGGACGGCCCGTCTTCGGGGAGCGGCGCCTCCCAG GGCACGTCCTCCACACGGAAATCCCGGGCAGGCCACCGTCTGCACTGGGGCTGTGCACCAAGAGCGAGCCGGTGAGCC CTCACATGGACGCGGCATCCCAGGGGCAGACAGCTCCCTCTCCTGTGCCAA TTCTCATTGCAGACACCGGGCCCCCGttcgctcccctccccacccttg ACTTCCACCCGCTCACTGCCTTCCCGCCGCTGAAGCAGGAGAGTGCGGAACGGGAGGCCG ATTCTCCTGTGGAGTGCCAGGTGCCcgcggggcagggagcaggggagcggGCGCTGCCAGTCACCGTCGGAGACCAAGGCTCACCTGAGACAACACCTGGCggtgagcaccccctgctgggtgaCCAGGCCTCAGCTACAGACCTGCAAG GCCCCAGCGTGGTGAGCCTGCTCCAGACCATGCAGCAGCTCCTGGTGCAGATCCTCCGCACctcgcagcagcagcaggtgctgcTGGAGAGCCTGGCCAGCGACACCATCGCCCACCTCCACCTCATCTCCGACAGCCTGGTGCAGGTGGGTGAGACCCTGCACGAGCTGCTGCTCCAGGCTCACGCCCGCTCCGCCGACCTGCCCGCCCTGCTCAGCCACAcgccccccctcctgcccagggggCCCCGCTCGCCCAATTCCCCCTACCACAAAGCGGAGCCGGTGGGGTCATCCGCCTCCGGATTCCGCCCCCACCGGCTGGCCCCCCCGTGA
- the LOC101952008 gene encoding uncharacterized protein LOC101952008 isoform X4 codes for MPRGRAWTQQEISCLLALIKGSGEVTLLMASTSRPNEALWRAISQGLAAAGYSRNVAQCRSKWKALKQAFYSEWETCQQAGGHSPRVPPHYKAMEKIWKAAGRPVFGERRLPGHVLHTEIPGRPPSALGLCTKSEPVSPHMDAASQGQTAPSPVPNTGPPFAPLPTLDFHPLTAFPPLKQESAEREADSPVECQVPAGQGAGERALPVTVGDQGSPETTPGGEHPLLGDQASATDLQGPSVVSLLQTMQQLLVQILRTSQQQQVLLESLASDTIAHLHLISDSLVQVGETLHELLLQAHARSADLPALLSHTPPLLPRGPRSPNSPYHKAEPVGSSASGFRPHRLAPP; via the exons ATGCCCAGGGGACGAGCCTGGACCCAGCAAGAGATCAGCTGCCTCCTGGCTCTCATcaagggctccggggaggtgaCGCTCCTGATGGCCTCCACGTCCCGGCCCAACGAGGCCCTGTGGCGGGCGATCTCCCAGGGGCTGGCAGCCGCTGGCTACAGCCGCAACGTGGCGCAGTGCCGCTCCAAGTGGAAGGCACTCAAGCAGGCCTTCTACTCGGAGTGGGAGACCTGCCAGCAGGCCGGCGGCCACTCGCCACGCGTGCCCCCGCACTACAAGGCCATGGAAAAGATCTGGAAGGCGGCAGGACGGCCCGTCTTCGGGGAGCGGCGCCTCCCAG GGCACGTCCTCCACACGGAAATCCCGGGCAGGCCACCGTCTGCACTGGGGCTGTGCACCAAGAGCGAGCCGGTGAGCC CTCACATGGACGCGGCATCCCAGGGGCAGACAGCTCCCTCTCCTGTGCCAA ACACCGGGCCCCCGttcgctcccctccccacccttg ACTTCCACCCGCTCACTGCCTTCCCGCCGCTGAAGCAGGAGAGTGCGGAACGGGAGGCCG ATTCTCCTGTGGAGTGCCAGGTGCCcgcggggcagggagcaggggagcggGCGCTGCCAGTCACCGTCGGAGACCAAGGCTCACCTGAGACAACACCTGGCggtgagcaccccctgctgggtgaCCAGGCCTCAGCTACAGACCTGCAAG GCCCCAGCGTGGTGAGCCTGCTCCAGACCATGCAGCAGCTCCTGGTGCAGATCCTCCGCACctcgcagcagcagcaggtgctgcTGGAGAGCCTGGCCAGCGACACCATCGCCCACCTCCACCTCATCTCCGACAGCCTGGTGCAGGTGGGTGAGACCCTGCACGAGCTGCTGCTCCAGGCTCACGCCCGCTCCGCCGACCTGCCCGCCCTGCTCAGCCACAcgccccccctcctgcccagggggCCCCGCTCGCCCAATTCCCCCTACCACAAAGCGGAGCCGGTGGGGTCATCCGCCTCCGGATTCCGCCCCCACCGGCTGGCCCCCCCGTGA
- the LOC101952008 gene encoding uncharacterized protein LOC101952008 isoform X1, with amino-acid sequence MPRGRAWTQQEISCLLALIKGSGEVTLLMASTSRPNEALWRAISQGLAAAGYSRNVAQCRSKWKALKQAFYSEWETCQQAGGHSPRVPPHYKAMEKIWKAAGRPVFGERRLPGHVLHTEIPGRPPSALGLCTKSEPVSPAHMDAASQGQTAPSPVPILIADTGPPFAPLPTLDFHPLTAFPPLKQESAEREADSPVECQVPAGQGAGERALPVTVGDQGSPETTPGGEHPLLGDQASATDLQGPSVVSLLQTMQQLLVQILRTSQQQQVLLESLASDTIAHLHLISDSLVQVGETLHELLLQAHARSADLPALLSHTPPLLPRGPRSPNSPYHKAEPVGSSASGFRPHRLAPP; translated from the exons ATGCCCAGGGGACGAGCCTGGACCCAGCAAGAGATCAGCTGCCTCCTGGCTCTCATcaagggctccggggaggtgaCGCTCCTGATGGCCTCCACGTCCCGGCCCAACGAGGCCCTGTGGCGGGCGATCTCCCAGGGGCTGGCAGCCGCTGGCTACAGCCGCAACGTGGCGCAGTGCCGCTCCAAGTGGAAGGCACTCAAGCAGGCCTTCTACTCGGAGTGGGAGACCTGCCAGCAGGCCGGCGGCCACTCGCCACGCGTGCCCCCGCACTACAAGGCCATGGAAAAGATCTGGAAGGCGGCAGGACGGCCCGTCTTCGGGGAGCGGCGCCTCCCAG GGCACGTCCTCCACACGGAAATCCCGGGCAGGCCACCGTCTGCACTGGGGCTGTGCACCAAGAGCGAGCCGGTGAGCC CAGCTCACATGGACGCGGCATCCCAGGGGCAGACAGCTCCCTCTCCTGTGCCAA TTCTCATTGCAGACACCGGGCCCCCGttcgctcccctccccacccttg ACTTCCACCCGCTCACTGCCTTCCCGCCGCTGAAGCAGGAGAGTGCGGAACGGGAGGCCG ATTCTCCTGTGGAGTGCCAGGTGCCcgcggggcagggagcaggggagcggGCGCTGCCAGTCACCGTCGGAGACCAAGGCTCACCTGAGACAACACCTGGCggtgagcaccccctgctgggtgaCCAGGCCTCAGCTACAGACCTGCAAG GCCCCAGCGTGGTGAGCCTGCTCCAGACCATGCAGCAGCTCCTGGTGCAGATCCTCCGCACctcgcagcagcagcaggtgctgcTGGAGAGCCTGGCCAGCGACACCATCGCCCACCTCCACCTCATCTCCGACAGCCTGGTGCAGGTGGGTGAGACCCTGCACGAGCTGCTGCTCCAGGCTCACGCCCGCTCCGCCGACCTGCCCGCCCTGCTCAGCCACAcgccccccctcctgcccagggggCCCCGCTCGCCCAATTCCCCCTACCACAAAGCGGAGCCGGTGGGGTCATCCGCCTCCGGATTCCGCCCCCACCGGCTGGCCCCCCCGTGA
- the LOC101952008 gene encoding uncharacterized protein LOC101952008 isoform X3, which translates to MPRGRAWTQQEISCLLALIKGSGEVTLLMASTSRPNEALWRAISQGLAAAGYSRNVAQCRSKWKALKQAFYSEWETCQQAGGHSPRVPPHYKAMEKIWKAAGRPVFGERRLPGHVLHTEIPGRPPSALGLCTKSEPVSPAHMDAASQGQTAPSPVPNTGPPFAPLPTLDFHPLTAFPPLKQESAEREADSPVECQVPAGQGAGERALPVTVGDQGSPETTPGGEHPLLGDQASATDLQGPSVVSLLQTMQQLLVQILRTSQQQQVLLESLASDTIAHLHLISDSLVQVGETLHELLLQAHARSADLPALLSHTPPLLPRGPRSPNSPYHKAEPVGSSASGFRPHRLAPP; encoded by the exons ATGCCCAGGGGACGAGCCTGGACCCAGCAAGAGATCAGCTGCCTCCTGGCTCTCATcaagggctccggggaggtgaCGCTCCTGATGGCCTCCACGTCCCGGCCCAACGAGGCCCTGTGGCGGGCGATCTCCCAGGGGCTGGCAGCCGCTGGCTACAGCCGCAACGTGGCGCAGTGCCGCTCCAAGTGGAAGGCACTCAAGCAGGCCTTCTACTCGGAGTGGGAGACCTGCCAGCAGGCCGGCGGCCACTCGCCACGCGTGCCCCCGCACTACAAGGCCATGGAAAAGATCTGGAAGGCGGCAGGACGGCCCGTCTTCGGGGAGCGGCGCCTCCCAG GGCACGTCCTCCACACGGAAATCCCGGGCAGGCCACCGTCTGCACTGGGGCTGTGCACCAAGAGCGAGCCGGTGAGCC CAGCTCACATGGACGCGGCATCCCAGGGGCAGACAGCTCCCTCTCCTGTGCCAA ACACCGGGCCCCCGttcgctcccctccccacccttg ACTTCCACCCGCTCACTGCCTTCCCGCCGCTGAAGCAGGAGAGTGCGGAACGGGAGGCCG ATTCTCCTGTGGAGTGCCAGGTGCCcgcggggcagggagcaggggagcggGCGCTGCCAGTCACCGTCGGAGACCAAGGCTCACCTGAGACAACACCTGGCggtgagcaccccctgctgggtgaCCAGGCCTCAGCTACAGACCTGCAAG GCCCCAGCGTGGTGAGCCTGCTCCAGACCATGCAGCAGCTCCTGGTGCAGATCCTCCGCACctcgcagcagcagcaggtgctgcTGGAGAGCCTGGCCAGCGACACCATCGCCCACCTCCACCTCATCTCCGACAGCCTGGTGCAGGTGGGTGAGACCCTGCACGAGCTGCTGCTCCAGGCTCACGCCCGCTCCGCCGACCTGCCCGCCCTGCTCAGCCACAcgccccccctcctgcccagggggCCCCGCTCGCCCAATTCCCCCTACCACAAAGCGGAGCCGGTGGGGTCATCCGCCTCCGGATTCCGCCCCCACCGGCTGGCCCCCCCGTGA